The nucleotide sequence GCCGAGCCCACGCAACCGCGGATTCCGACGCCCCTCGGCCGGACACTGTGGCAGCGCGGTCCGCGACAGTTCCGTCGAACATGCCCGCCGAGCCGACGCGCCCACAAGGGCTCACGCCATGCCGGCCCCGCCGACCGAGCCCACCGGACTGCCACGTTCCCGTGGACCTCGAAACCCGAGCCGACTCCCCGGACCGAGCCCGCAGACCCCATCCGGGTCCGCGGAGCTCACAGTCAGTCCGCCGCCGCTCCGACTCGCCGCGATCCCGAGACTTCCCGGCTGAACCTCCGCGCGGACCGAAGGCCCCGCCACGGATCAGCTCCCGACCGCTCGGATTCGCCGGGACGCCAGCGAAGACCCGCCGGCCCGTCCTCATGCGACCACTGTGGACCGCAAGGTGATCAACAGCAGCCCAGAGCGCGGCCGAAACGGATCCACCGGGTGAAATCCGTGCACATCGCCGCCCAGACCCCGGCCCATCCGACCGAACAGACCCTGAGATCGCCCCTCAGCAACTCCAGGACGACTCCGGGGTCCTCGTGTGGAAACCCCGGCCCCGGTCGCTCAGCGGCCGATCCAGAGCGCCCTCAGATCGTGCCTGCCGGACGGCAGGGGAGGGGCTCAGCTCTGGTCGCCCAGGCCCATCATTCCGGTGATCCGCTCCAGATCCTCGACCGAGCCGAACTCGACGACGATCCGGCCCTTGCGCTGACCCATCTCCACCTTGACCCGAGTGTCGAAGGTGTCCGACAGCCGATCGGCCATGTCGGTGAACTCGGGACGCTGCACACCCTGCTTGCGGGTGCGGGGCTCGCGCGCCGGCCCGTCCTGCCGGGCGAGCACGACGGCCTCCTCGGTCGCGCGGACCGACATCCCCTCCGCGATGATCCGGGTGGCGAGCTCCTCCTGCCGGCCGGCGTCCTCCAGGCCGAGCAGCGCGCGGGCGTGCCCGGCAGACAGCACGCCGGCCGCCACCCGACGCTGCACCGACACCGGCAGCTTCAACAGCCGGATCATGTTGGTGACGACCGGGCGGCTGCGGCCGAGCCGGTCGGCGAGCTCGCCGTGGGTGACCCCGAACTCGGCGAGCAGTTGCTCGTAGGCGGCCGCCTCCTCGAGCGGGTTCAGCTGGACGCGGTGGATGTTCTCCAGCAGCGCGTCCCGCAGCATCACGTCGTCGCCGGTGTGCCGGACGATCGCGGGCAGTGTCTCCAGGCCGGCCCGCTGGGCGGCTCGCCACCGGCGCTCGCCCATGATCAGCTCGAAGTCGCGGCCGGCCCGGCGGACGACGATCGGCTGCAGCAACCCGAACTCGCGGATCGAGTGCTCCAGCTCGGCGAGCTGTTCCTCGTCGAACTGGGTTCGCGGCTGCTTCGGGTTCGGGACGATCCGCTTCAGCGGGATCTCCCGGTACTCGGCCCCGCCGTCGACGACCGAGGTCTCGGGTTCGTGACCGTCCCGGCGCGTGGACCGGTCCGGCCGGTGCATCGGGGCACCGGACCCACTCCCGGGCCCCGGGCCGTCGTCCACCGGAGCGGTGGGGATCAGCGCGGCCAGGCCGCGCCCGAGGCCACCCTTGCGTTCTGCCATCTCAGCGCCCGCCCGCACGGTAGGCACCGGAGGCCCCGTGCTCGGCGATCTCGCGGGCGGCGTCGACGTAGCTCATCGCGCCGCGCGAACCGGGGTCGTACTCCAGCACCGTCTGGCTGTAGCCGGGCGCCTCGGAGACCTTCACGCTGCGGGGGATCACGGTCCGCAGCGCCGTCGGGCCGAAGTGCTGACGGACCTCGGAGGTGACCTGGTCGGCCAGCTTGGTCCGTCCGTCGTACATGGTCAACAGGATCGTCGAGACGTGCAGCGCGGTGTTGAGGTGCGACCGGACCAGGT is from Pseudonocardia autotrophica and encodes:
- a CDS encoding ParB/RepB/Spo0J family partition protein, with protein sequence MAERKGGLGRGLAALIPTAPVDDGPGPGSGSGAPMHRPDRSTRRDGHEPETSVVDGGAEYREIPLKRIVPNPKQPRTQFDEEQLAELEHSIREFGLLQPIVVRRAGRDFELIMGERRWRAAQRAGLETLPAIVRHTGDDVMLRDALLENIHRVQLNPLEEAAAYEQLLAEFGVTHGELADRLGRSRPVVTNMIRLLKLPVSVQRRVAAGVLSAGHARALLGLEDAGRQEELATRIIAEGMSVRATEEAVVLARQDGPAREPRTRKQGVQRPEFTDMADRLSDTFDTRVKVEMGQRKGRIVVEFGSVEDLERITGMMGLGDQS